The region CAGATATAGAAACAAAAAAGTTAGTTTTTCATAAAAAAATATCTCAAGAGTTACAACATAGTGTTTATGGTGGAGTAGTTCCTGAGTTAGCTGCAAGATTACATGTTGAAGCACTTCCTAAAATATTAGAAGAGTCTAAAGAGTATTTTCCTAAATTAAAAGCGATAGCAGTTACAAATGCCCCTGGACTTTCTGTTACTTTAATGGAGGGTGTAACTATGGCAAAAGCATTAAGCCTCAGTTTAAATTTACCTTTGATAGCTGTTAACCATTTAAAGGGTCATATATATTCACTTTTTATTGAAAAAGAGGAAGTATTTCCTATAACTATTCTTTTAGTATCAGGGGGCCATACTCAGATTATAGAAGCTAAGTCTTTACAAGATATGAAACTAATTGCTTCAACTATGGATGATAGTTTTGGTGAAAGTTTTGATAAAGTTGCAAAAATGATGAACCTAGGTTACCCAGGTGGTCCAATTGTTCAAGAAAAAGGTTTAAAAGGTGATCAAAATAGATTTGATTTTCCAGTACCTTTGAGACAAAGTCCAAATATTGAATTTAGTTATAGTGGTCTTAAAAATGCTGTTAGAATGCAGATTGAAAAACTTGAAAATGAAAATTCTTTAGAAGAACAAGATATATGTGATATATGTGCATCTTTTGAAAAAACTGCAGTTGCCCATATTATGCAAAAGCTTAAAAAGCTTTTTAAATCAAAAGTTCCTAAAAACTTTGCAATAGTTGGTGGAGCTAGTGCAAATATAAGATTAAGAGGAGCTATTGAAGAGTTATGTCAACAAAAAAGATGCAAACTTTATTTAAGTGAATTAAAATATTGTTCTGATAATGCTGCAATGATTGGAAGGGTTGCCCTTGAACAATACAAAATAAAAGATTTTACAACTATTGAAAAGATTGATGTACAAACTAGGATAAAGGAGTTTTAATGATTTTTGAGATGGGTGCAAAATTAGAGGGTGATAATTTTGATACAAGTAAAAATGATAAAAAATTTAAAAAATCCACAAATGAGATAATTCCTAAAAATCAACATCAATTGGTTTTTACTTTTGAAAAAAGAAAAGGAAAACCAGTTACTTTAGTTGGAAGATTTTATATTGATGAGAAAGAAAAAAAAGAGGTTTTAAAACTTTTAAAAAAAAGGCTCGCTTGCGGTGGTTCAATCAAAGAAGAATGGATTGAGATACAAGGTGATGTTAAAGATAAAATCAAAACTATATTAGAAGAAAAAGACTGGAAGTTTAAAAGGTAAGGAACTATTATGCAAAATCTTTATTATGAAGTTGGAAGTTTAGATAAAAGGTGTTATGAAGAGTTTGCTTTAACAGAAGATATACTTATGGAGCATGCAGCTTCTTCAATTTTAGATTTCATTGAAAATAGGTTTGAGCAAAACTCTTCTATCTTAATTGTTTGTGGTATGGGAAACAACGGTGCAGATGGAATAGCATTGGGAAGATTGTTATATAAAAAATTTAATGTAAAACTATATCTACCTTTTGAATTAAAATCACAAATGGCACAACTACAATATAAAAGAGCAAAACTTTTAGGTGTTAAATTTGTTGAAGAATTAATAGAAACTGATGTGATAGTTGATTGTTTATTTGGAAGTGGTTTAACAAGAGACTTAGATACAAATACTCAAAATTTAATAGAAAAACTAAATACTTATAATTCATATAAAATAGCTTGTGATATACCAACAGGAATCGATTTCAAAGGTGAAGTAACTACTACAGCTTTTTATGCAGATACTACAATTACTATGGGAGCTTTAAAAGTCTCTTTATATTCAGATATGGCAAAAGATTATATTGGGGATATTTTAGTAGCTAATTTAGGAATTCAAAGAGAAGTTTATGAAAATGATACAAATATCTACTTACTTGATAAAGAGGATTTAAAACTTCCTTTAAGAGATAAAAAAGATTCTCATAAAGGTACTTTTGGACATTTGAATGTAGTTGCAGGAACTAAAAAAGGTGCAGCTGTAATTGCAGCAAAAGCAGCTTTTGGCTTTGGTGCAGGATTAGTAAGTGTTATTTGCCATGAATGTGTCGATTTACCTTATCATATAATGCAAACTCATAAATTAAGTTCAAACTGTACAGCAATAGCTTTAGGAATGGGCTTAGGGATATATGAAGAGAAAGAGATTGAAGAGATTTTAAAAACCAATCTACCAATTATAATAGACGCAGATTTATTTTATGAAGAGATTATAAAAGTAGTACTTGATAAAGAGGTGGTTTTAACTCCTCATCCTA is a window of Halarcobacter sp. DNA encoding:
- the tsaD gene encoding tRNA (adenosine(37)-N6)-threonylcarbamoyltransferase complex transferase subunit TsaD — translated: MILSIESSCDDSSIAITDIETKKLVFHKKISQELQHSVYGGVVPELAARLHVEALPKILEESKEYFPKLKAIAVTNAPGLSVTLMEGVTMAKALSLSLNLPLIAVNHLKGHIYSLFIEKEEVFPITILLVSGGHTQIIEAKSLQDMKLIASTMDDSFGESFDKVAKMMNLGYPGGPIVQEKGLKGDQNRFDFPVPLRQSPNIEFSYSGLKNAVRMQIEKLENENSLEEQDICDICASFEKTAVAHIMQKLKKLFKSKVPKNFAIVGGASANIRLRGAIEELCQQKRCKLYLSELKYCSDNAAMIGRVALEQYKIKDFTTIEKIDVQTRIKEF
- a CDS encoding translation initiation factor SUI1, with the translated sequence MIFEMGAKLEGDNFDTSKNDKKFKKSTNEIIPKNQHQLVFTFEKRKGKPVTLVGRFYIDEKEKKEVLKLLKKRLACGGSIKEEWIEIQGDVKDKIKTILEEKDWKFKR
- a CDS encoding NAD(P)H-hydrate dehydratase, which codes for MQNLYYEVGSLDKRCYEEFALTEDILMEHAASSILDFIENRFEQNSSILIVCGMGNNGADGIALGRLLYKKFNVKLYLPFELKSQMAQLQYKRAKLLGVKFVEELIETDVIVDCLFGSGLTRDLDTNTQNLIEKLNTYNSYKIACDIPTGIDFKGEVTTTAFYADTTITMGALKVSLYSDMAKDYIGDILVANLGIQREVYENDTNIYLLDKEDLKLPLRDKKDSHKGTFGHLNVVAGTKKGAAVIAAKAAFGFGAGLVSVICHECVDLPYHIMQTHKLSSNCTAIALGMGLGIYEEKEIEEILKTNLPIIIDADLFYEEIIKVVLDKEVVLTPHPKEFCALLKICDIANIDVKDLQKDRFKYIKDFCTKYPKVVVLLKGANVLICQNQFIYVNNLGSAVLSKGGSGDVLSGLVGSLLAQGYKPLDAAINASLAHAMAASNYKKNNYSLIPSDLVEEVKKL